A region of Candidatus Hydrogenedentota bacterium DNA encodes the following proteins:
- a CDS encoding metallophosphoesterase family protein, with protein sequence MNDTPRDPHPLPEARRQLSRRSLLASMLAATAGAGLGLKAHAKEAAVTAAAGNAPATALPSRVAMMCSEDPARLQRVAWRPGNPEAKALAQLLPAPAGPIAEAEAVTVEAGTDVFSLPQGAPLARSSAAFTNLTPGTAYCYRVGDGTSWSSWHTFRTAPEGGGAFRFLYFGDVQTDIRSQAARTLRAGWQAAPDARFAVFAGDLVNHGFNDSQWDEFHEALGFMSGSMPLLPTPGNHDTKRETPAEALAAPYSAAPAYHANFALPQNGPDIPELKGEAYYVDYQGVRVISINSNVLDDDRPLNEKHRKAWDGLLAWLEAALRDNPNRWTVTTHHHPIYSGSEGRDNEGMRTLLRPLYDKYHVDLVLQGHDHCYCRTHKVAGDQVVAANAPGTVYMVSVAGPKLYTLDPKFNDLMAASRGKTQMYHTVDVTPDRLTVSGFAANGEPMDAFALSKDAAGTSTLEPA encoded by the coding sequence ATGAACGACACCCCACGCGACCCCCATCCGCTTCCCGAGGCCCGGAGACAGCTTTCCCGCCGGTCCCTGCTGGCCTCCATGCTCGCCGCCACGGCGGGCGCCGGACTGGGACTCAAGGCCCACGCGAAAGAGGCCGCCGTGACCGCCGCCGCCGGAAACGCCCCGGCCACCGCCCTCCCCTCACGCGTGGCGATGATGTGCTCCGAAGACCCCGCGCGGCTCCAGCGGGTCGCCTGGCGTCCCGGCAACCCGGAGGCCAAAGCCCTCGCGCAGCTCCTTCCCGCCCCCGCCGGGCCCATCGCCGAGGCGGAGGCCGTGACGGTGGAGGCCGGAACGGATGTGTTCAGCCTGCCGCAGGGTGCGCCCCTCGCGCGGTCGTCGGCGGCCTTCACCAACCTGACTCCCGGCACCGCCTACTGCTACCGCGTCGGCGACGGAACCTCGTGGAGCTCCTGGCACACCTTCCGCACGGCCCCGGAGGGCGGCGGCGCCTTCCGTTTCCTCTATTTCGGCGACGTGCAGACCGACATCCGGTCGCAGGCCGCCCGCACCCTGCGCGCGGGGTGGCAGGCCGCGCCGGACGCCCGCTTCGCCGTGTTCGCCGGAGACCTGGTGAACCACGGGTTCAACGACAGCCAGTGGGACGAGTTCCACGAGGCGCTGGGCTTCATGTCGGGGTCCATGCCCCTGCTGCCCACGCCGGGCAACCACGACACCAAGCGGGAGACGCCGGCAGAGGCGCTGGCGGCGCCCTACAGCGCGGCCCCGGCCTACCATGCGAACTTCGCGCTGCCCCAGAACGGGCCGGACATCCCCGAGCTCAAGGGGGAGGCCTACTATGTGGACTACCAGGGCGTCCGGGTCATCTCCATCAACTCCAACGTGCTGGACGATGACCGCCCGCTGAACGAGAAACACCGGAAGGCGTGGGACGGTCTGCTGGCGTGGCTGGAGGCGGCGCTGCGCGACAACCCCAACCGCTGGACCGTCACCACGCACCACCATCCCATCTATTCCGGTTCTGAGGGCCGGGACAACGAGGGGATGCGCACCCTCCTCCGCCCCCTGTATGACAAGTACCATGTGGACCTGGTCCTCCAGGGGCATGACCACTGCTACTGCCGCACCCATAAGGTTGCGGGCGACCAGGTAGTGGCCGCCAACGCCCCCGGCACCGTTTACATGGTGTCCGTGGCGGGGCCGAAGCTGTACACGCTGGACCCGAAGTTCAACGATCTGATGGCGGCCTCGCGCGGCAAGACCCAGATGTACCACACCGTGGACGTGACCCCGGACCGGCTGACGGTGTCCGGTTTCGCCGCCAACGGAGAGCCCATGGACGCCTTTGCCCTGTCCAAGGACGCGGCGGGAACCTCCACGCTGGAACCCGCGTGA
- the secA gene encoding preprotein translocase subunit SecA, whose translation MITRLLTALFGTSAERDLRRLSPLCDAVREHGRRVSALTDTALRAQTGVFKERLDRGAPLDDLLPEAFAVAREAAKRVAGLRPFDVQIIGGIVLHRGGIAEMVTGEGKTLVAILPVYLNALAGRGVHVVTVNDYLARRDAEWMGSIYQALGMSVGLIQQDMNTHERHVGYRADITHGTNSEFGFDYLRDNMATHPSYRVQRELNYAIVDEVDSILIDEARTPLIISGRPEKSSEIYIKVDEVVRRLRNEEHFTVDEKQNSIILTDEGMDACERLLGIEDLYANETIGLVHIIQQSLKAHEFFKKDDEYIVRDGEVLIVDEFTGRVMTGRRWSDGLHQAVEAKERVPIRFESQTVATVTYQNYFRLYDKLAGMTGTALTEAVEFQNTYKLDVHTIPTNLPMVRADMTDLIFGTEHGKFTYVVREIQRVHETGRPVLVGTVSVEKSEEVSEMLRQAGIVDFQVLNAKHHEREAAIVANAGKRGAITIATNMAGRGTDIKLAEGVRELGGLYIIGTERHESRRIDNQLRGRCGRQGDPGTTRFYVSLEDEVARLFGGPRVKKMLEWFGSNEEMDDEPLSQRMVSRSIERAQRQVEMHNFEIRKHLLDYDLVMDKQRKYIYALRREVLEDRDVTGRLEEMFRNIICDALEEFAPEETPASEWDLDGMERALRNHFDLDFQLEPPADEEIPQPMEDFLFDQAVAAYRGRVAGLADDIRKHYREQVGGDDTHIDFQRIARKRIHDLELMVLLRTVDDYWIKHLYEMDYLRESVNLRAFGQKDPLLEYKQEGLELFQEMIRSIDETVTQMLFRLTDPEQAKSRAPGRPGGPDPYKQLSEYAYISADKQADRSFASMDTSRFMLGGKPRQVTEGGQSPVAEAPKQKPVRVVDKTGPNDPCPCGSGKKYKKCCGKLNF comes from the coding sequence TTGATTACCCGCCTGTTGACAGCCCTTTTCGGCACCAGCGCCGAGCGCGACCTGCGCCGGCTCTCGCCCCTGTGCGACGCCGTCCGCGAGCACGGACGACGCGTGAGCGCCCTGACCGACACCGCCCTGCGCGCCCAGACGGGCGTGTTCAAGGAGCGCCTGGACCGGGGCGCCCCCCTGGACGACCTGCTTCCGGAGGCCTTTGCCGTGGCCCGGGAGGCGGCGAAGCGGGTGGCCGGGCTGCGCCCCTTTGACGTGCAGATCATCGGCGGCATCGTGCTCCACCGGGGCGGCATCGCCGAGATGGTCACGGGCGAGGGCAAGACCCTGGTCGCCATCCTGCCCGTGTACCTGAACGCCCTCGCGGGGCGCGGCGTGCATGTGGTCACGGTGAACGACTACCTGGCCCGGCGCGACGCGGAGTGGATGGGGAGCATCTACCAGGCCCTCGGGATGTCCGTCGGCCTGATCCAGCAGGACATGAACACCCACGAGCGGCACGTGGGCTACCGGGCGGACATCACGCACGGCACCAACAGCGAGTTCGGGTTCGACTACCTGCGCGACAACATGGCGACGCACCCGTCCTACCGCGTGCAGCGCGAGCTGAACTACGCCATCGTGGACGAGGTGGACTCGATCCTCATTGACGAGGCGCGGACGCCGCTGATCATCTCCGGCCGCCCGGAGAAGAGCAGCGAGATTTACATCAAGGTGGACGAGGTGGTCCGGAGGCTCCGCAACGAGGAGCATTTCACGGTGGACGAGAAGCAGAACTCCATCATCCTCACGGACGAGGGGATGGATGCCTGCGAGAGACTGCTCGGCATCGAGGACCTGTACGCCAACGAGACCATCGGCCTGGTCCACATCATCCAGCAGTCCCTGAAGGCCCACGAGTTCTTCAAGAAGGACGACGAGTACATCGTGCGCGACGGCGAGGTGCTGATCGTGGACGAGTTCACGGGCCGCGTGATGACGGGGCGGCGCTGGTCGGACGGCCTGCACCAGGCCGTGGAGGCCAAGGAGCGGGTTCCCATCCGCTTCGAGTCGCAGACCGTGGCCACGGTCACCTACCAGAACTATTTCCGCCTGTACGACAAGCTGGCGGGCATGACGGGCACCGCCCTGACCGAGGCCGTGGAGTTCCAGAACACCTACAAGCTGGACGTGCACACGATCCCGACGAACCTGCCCATGGTCCGCGCGGACATGACGGACCTCATCTTCGGCACGGAGCACGGAAAGTTCACCTACGTGGTCCGCGAGATACAGCGCGTCCACGAGACCGGCCGGCCCGTGCTGGTGGGCACCGTCTCCGTGGAGAAGTCCGAGGAGGTGTCGGAGATGCTGCGGCAGGCCGGCATCGTGGACTTCCAGGTGCTCAACGCGAAGCACCACGAGCGCGAGGCGGCCATCGTGGCCAACGCGGGCAAGCGCGGCGCGATCACCATCGCGACCAACATGGCCGGCCGCGGCACGGACATCAAGCTGGCGGAGGGCGTTCGCGAGCTGGGCGGCCTCTACATCATCGGCACCGAGCGCCACGAGTCGCGCCGCATTGACAACCAGCTCCGCGGCCGCTGCGGCCGCCAGGGCGACCCGGGCACCACGCGTTTCTATGTGAGCCTGGAGGACGAGGTGGCCCGTCTCTTCGGCGGCCCGCGCGTGAAGAAAATGCTGGAGTGGTTCGGCAGCAACGAGGAGATGGACGACGAGCCGCTGAGCCAGCGGATGGTCTCCCGCTCCATCGAGCGCGCGCAGCGCCAGGTGGAGATGCACAACTTCGAGATCCGCAAGCACCTCCTCGACTACGACCTGGTCATGGACAAGCAGCGCAAGTACATCTACGCCCTCCGCCGCGAGGTCCTGGAGGACCGCGACGTCACCGGCCGCCTCGAGGAGATGTTCCGCAACATCATCTGCGACGCCCTGGAGGAGTTCGCGCCGGAGGAGACGCCGGCCTCGGAGTGGGACCTGGACGGCATGGAGCGCGCCCTGCGCAACCATTTCGACCTCGACTTCCAGCTGGAGCCGCCGGCGGACGAGGAGATCCCCCAGCCGATGGAGGACTTCCTCTTCGACCAGGCCGTCGCGGCGTACCGGGGGCGTGTGGCGGGGCTGGCCGACGACATCCGGAAGCACTACCGGGAGCAGGTGGGCGGCGACGACACGCACATTGACTTCCAGCGGATCGCCCGCAAGCGCATCCACGACTTGGAGCTGATGGTGCTCCTGCGCACCGTGGACGACTACTGGATCAAGCACCTCTACGAGATGGACTACCTCCGGGAGTCCGTCAACCTGCGCGCCTTCGGCCAGAAGGACCCCCTGCTGGAGTACAAGCAGGAGGGGCTTGAGCTTTTCCAGGAAATGATCCGGAGCATTGACGAAACGGTCACGCAGATGCTGTTCCGCCTCACGGACCCGGAGCAGGCCAAGAGCCGCGCCCCGGGGCGCCCGGGCGGTCCGGACCCCTACAAGCAGCTCAGTGAATACGCCTACATCTCGGCGGACAAGCAGGCGGACCGCAGTTTCGCGTCCATGGACACCAGCCGCTTCATGCTCGGCGGCAAGCCCCGGCAGGTGACCGAGGGCGGCCAGAGCCCCGTGGCCGAGGCGCCGAAGCAGAAGCCTGTGCGCGTGGTGGACAAGACGGGGCCGAACGACCCGTGCCCCTGCGGGAGCGGCAAGAAATACAAGAAATGCTGCGGAAAGCTAAACTTCTAG
- a CDS encoding transglutaminase domain-containing protein gives MLRKAKLLVPAVVILLWVTMMGILVHREVIVPRLHPSLAAARVTEPQDMWMGLFYGERRIGFVHWSTTPETRDDDPGYRLRFQARMSLPVMGAGVAVALEGGGWQSALLGLREFDVSFRSGDQDMRILGTVEKDRIRGTVETGGETTPLELPVAGGLSLGSGMGLSSMSMPPLSPGETVYVETFDPTTMSVGRAKLEAVEKAALTVGGQAVETVLINTTIGGMTTRAWVNDKQEVVRAETPFGLNLERIDPRDALTPLSDDEQVDMVQRLAVVPTGSRPVRDAVRMRIRVDGVPGELLPPDGPAQRRNGSEYLLEQLAPPAPDGETEMITGPEAERHLRTDAFITVDNPKIRELAAEITGQEEDLWTRALRVHDWVHQNIEKTATMSMPSAVEVLRTRQGDCNEHSVLFAALARAAGVPARIAIGLAWSEALSAFGYHAWVEVYAGRWIPMDPTFGQPTVDATHLKLFDGSLEEWPRLLGYVGNLKIEVLEVEGP, from the coding sequence ATGCTGCGGAAAGCTAAACTTCTAGTCCCCGCCGTTGTCATCCTCCTCTGGGTGACGATGATGGGAATCCTGGTCCACCGCGAAGTCATTGTCCCCCGCCTCCACCCCTCCCTCGCCGCGGCGCGCGTCACCGAGCCCCAGGACATGTGGATGGGCCTCTTTTACGGCGAACGCCGCATCGGCTTCGTCCACTGGTCCACCACCCCGGAGACGCGCGACGACGACCCCGGCTACCGCCTCCGCTTCCAGGCGCGCATGAGCCTGCCCGTCATGGGCGCCGGCGTCGCCGTGGCCCTGGAGGGCGGCGGGTGGCAGTCCGCCCTGCTCGGCCTGCGGGAGTTTGATGTCAGTTTCCGTTCCGGCGACCAGGACATGCGCATCCTCGGAACCGTGGAGAAGGACCGCATCCGCGGCACGGTGGAAACCGGCGGGGAGACCACCCCGCTGGAGCTGCCCGTGGCCGGGGGGCTCTCGCTGGGCAGCGGCATGGGCCTCTCCAGCATGAGCATGCCCCCGCTCTCCCCCGGCGAGACGGTCTATGTGGAGACCTTCGACCCCACCACCATGTCCGTCGGCCGCGCGAAACTGGAGGCCGTGGAAAAGGCGGCGCTCACCGTGGGCGGGCAGGCCGTCGAAACGGTCCTCATCAACACCACCATCGGCGGCATGACCACGCGCGCCTGGGTGAACGACAAGCAGGAAGTGGTGCGCGCGGAGACGCCCTTCGGCCTGAACCTGGAGCGCATTGACCCGCGCGACGCCCTCACCCCCCTCAGCGACGACGAGCAGGTGGACATGGTGCAGCGGCTGGCCGTGGTCCCCACGGGCAGCCGCCCGGTCCGCGACGCGGTCCGGATGCGCATTCGCGTGGACGGCGTGCCGGGCGAGCTGCTGCCGCCGGACGGGCCCGCCCAGCGGCGAAACGGGAGTGAGTACCTGCTGGAACAGCTTGCCCCGCCCGCGCCGGACGGGGAGACGGAAATGATCACAGGGCCGGAGGCGGAGCGGCACCTGCGCACGGACGCCTTCATCACCGTGGACAACCCGAAAATCCGGGAGCTGGCCGCAGAAATCACGGGCCAGGAGGAGGACCTCTGGACCCGGGCGCTCAGGGTCCACGACTGGGTCCACCAGAACATCGAGAAGACGGCCACGATGAGCATGCCCAGCGCCGTCGAGGTGCTGCGGACGCGGCAGGGCGACTGCAACGAGCACAGCGTGCTGTTTGCCGCGCTGGCGCGCGCCGCGGGCGTCCCCGCGCGCATCGCCATCGGCCTCGCCTGGAGCGAGGCGCTGTCGGCCTTCGGCTACCATGCCTGGGTGGAGGTGTACGCCGGGCGGTGGATCCCCATGGACCCCACCTTCGGCCAGCCAACGGTGGACGCCACGCATCTGAAACTCTTCGACGGCAGCCTGGAGGAGTGGCCCCGTCTGCTCGGCTACGTCGGCAACCTTAAGATTGAAGTGCTTGAAGTGGAGGGACCATGA
- a CDS encoding ABC transporter ATP-binding protein has translation MTETAAIRTEGLTKHFGEKVAVHALDLDIAPGTFYCCLGPNGAGKTTTIKMLTGLLHPSGGSALLGGHDIQKDPLAAKRLLGYVPDHPFLYDKLTGNEFMQFVAGLYRMTPAEYAERCGPLLEMFEIAAVADQLIEDYSHGMRQKLSFASCFLHDPKIVVVDEPWVGLDPKNIRFVKDFLRRRCRETGLTVFMSTHTLSIAEEIADVVGIIHRGRLLRAGTVNEIKALRHTAGGSLEDVFLEITRDDEEPGDANGGAARA, from the coding sequence ATGACCGAAACGGCCGCAATCCGCACCGAGGGGCTCACCAAGCATTTCGGCGAGAAGGTGGCGGTGCACGCCCTGGACCTGGACATCGCCCCCGGCACCTTCTACTGCTGCCTGGGCCCGAACGGCGCGGGCAAGACGACGACCATCAAGATGCTGACAGGCCTGCTCCACCCCAGCGGCGGAAGCGCCCTCCTCGGCGGCCATGACATCCAGAAGGACCCGCTGGCGGCCAAGCGCCTGCTGGGCTATGTGCCGGACCACCCCTTCCTCTACGACAAGCTCACGGGCAACGAGTTCATGCAGTTCGTCGCCGGGCTCTACCGGATGACCCCCGCCGAATACGCGGAGCGGTGCGGTCCCCTGCTGGAAATGTTCGAGATCGCCGCCGTGGCCGACCAGCTCATCGAGGACTACAGCCACGGCATGCGCCAGAAGCTCTCCTTCGCATCGTGCTTCCTGCACGACCCGAAGATCGTGGTGGTGGACGAGCCGTGGGTCGGGCTGGACCCCAAGAACATCCGCTTCGTCAAGGACTTCCTCAGGCGGCGCTGCCGCGAGACGGGGCTCACGGTGTTCATGTCCACGCACACCCTGTCCATCGCCGAGGAGATCGCCGACGTCGTGGGCATCATCCACCGGGGCCGGCTCCTGCGCGCGGGCACGGTGAACGAGATCAAGGCCCTGCGCCACACGGCCGGCGGCTCGCTGGAGGACGTCTTCCTGGAGATCACCCGCGACGACGAGGAACCCGGCGACGCAAACGGGGGCGCCGCACGCGCATGA